From the Penicillium oxalicum strain HP7-1 chromosome V, whole genome shotgun sequence genome, one window contains:
- a CDS encoding UDP-glucose 6-dehydrogenase: MHSIPPTSIPDTHDSPDVSSTVLTTPDRSASCSPSLDEKRNTLGGAPSNKILNANYQSSDKPSSSPRPIRSICCVGAGYVGGPTAAVLALKNPSIKVTVVDRDERRIRRWNSRHLPIYEPGLAEVVRIARDGLGDTTAAHVEEGARTPNLFFSVDVSRCISEADAVLIAVNTPTKMRGTGKGCATDMTSFEAVAAEVVRHARDGTIIVEKSTVPCKTAQMIQEMIHIQRPGAQFEILSNPEFLAAGTAVQDLIHPDRIIIGSATTPEGQAAAQALAEVYASWIERSRIITTNVWSSELAKLVANSMLAQRLSSINSISALCEATGAEINEVSRAIGADTRLGSKFLRAGIGFGGSCFKKDVLSLVYLAESLGLYEVGAYWRQVVEMNEYQRDRFASRVIKRLNSTLVTKKICVLGYAFKKNTSDTREAPALEIIKTLLDENPREIAIFDPCCNPMVIEEEVRALQKYGPPLLSDDGGCVKIYSDAYAACADSNAILLVTEFDEFMNFPVPASRPAAKAISSVQAALPDKELSKLRFNEEPGCAADCPDCQTGTGYGDIGTNDADNTPKKQVDWAKISSSMKSPKWLFDGRCVIDVPKMEALGIRVEAIGSSGWSV; this comes from the exons ATGCACTCTATTCCGCCGACTTCGATTCCCGACACGCATGATTCTCCAGATGTTTCCTCGACGGTGTTGACGACACCGGACCGCAGTGCGTCATGCAGTCCCTCCCTCGATGAAAAGAGGAACACGCTTGGGGGTGCACCAAGCAACAAGATCCTCAACGCAAACTACCAAAGCAGCGACAAGCCCAGTTCCTCTCCGAGGCCCATTCGCAGCATTTGCTGCGTAGGCGCTGGATACGTTGGTGGTCCCACGGCCGCGGTCCTTGCACTCAAGAACCCTTCCATCAAGGTGACGGTAGTTGATCGTGATGAGCGTCGTATTCGGCGATGGAACTCGCGACACCTTCCAATCTATGAACCGGGCCTGGCGGAAGTCGTGCGAATTGCTCGCGATGGGCTTGGAGACACCACGGCGGCTCACGTAGAGGAGGGGGCACGAACTCCCaacctcttcttctccgtgGATGTCTCTCGCTGCATCAGCGAAGCAGATGCTGTTTTGATCGCGGTCAACACGCCCACTAAGATGCGTGGTACCGGCAAAGGTTGCGCGACTGATATGACAAGCTTTGAGGCCGTGGCGGCCGAGGTTGTGCGTCATGCAAGGGATGGAACCATCATCGTTGAGAAGAGTACTGTTCCTTGCAAGACAGCTCAAATGATTCAGGAAATG ATCCATATTCAACGGCCCGGTGCTCAATTTGAGATTCTCTCGAATCCCGAATTCTTGGCAGCAGGAACTGCTGTGCAAGATCTCATACACCCAGatcgcatcatcatcggatcAGCTACGACTCCAGAAGGACAGGCGGCTGCACAGGCCCTCGCGGAGGTGTATGCGTCGTGGATCGAGCGGTCCAGAATCATCACGACCAACGTGTGGTCGTCCGAGCTGGCCAAACTTGTTGCTAATTCTATGCTCGCACAGCGATTGAGCAGCATCAACAGCATTTCTGCCCTGTGCGAGGCAACCGGTGCCGAGATAAATGAAGTCTCTCGCGCCATCGGCGCCGATACCCGTCTGGGCTCCAAATTCCTACGTGCTGGTATCGGCTTCGGTGGCTCGTGCTTCAAGAAAGATGTGCTTAGCTTGGTCTACCTTGCCGAATCTCTTGGTCTGTACGAAGTGGGTGCCTACTGGCGCCAGGTCGTGGAGATGAACGAGTATCAGCGTGACCGGTTTGCTTCGCGCGTGATCAAGCGCTTGAACAGCACCCTTGTTACCAAGAAGATTTGCGTGTTGGGATACGCTTTCAAGAAGAACACCTCAGATACACGTGAGGCCCCAGCGCTCGAGATCATCAAGACTCTCTTGGATGAGAACCCGCGGGAAATTGCCATTTTCGATCCCTGCTGTAACCCCATGGTTATTGAGGAAGAAGTCCGCGCGTTGCAGAAGTATGGTCCCCCTCTTCTGAGTGACGATGGTGGTTGTGTCAAGATCTACTCGGATGCGTATGCAGCCTGCGCTGATTCCAACGCCATTCTGCTGGTGACGGAATTCGACGAGTTCATGAACTTCCCCGTTCCTGCCAGTCGTCCGGCGGCCAAGGCTATTTCCTCGGTCCAGGCAGCACTTCCCGACAAGGAGTTGTCCAAGCTACGATTCAACGAAGAGCCCGGGTGTGCGGCTGATTGCCCGGACTGTCAGACCGGCACTGGCTATGGTGACATCGGCACCAACGACGCCGATAATACACCCAAAAAGCAGGTGGACTGGGCGAAGATTTCCTCTTCCATGAAGTCTCCCAAGTGGCTCTTTGATGGACGATGTGTGATCGATGTTCCCAAGATGGAGGCTTTGGGTATCAGAGTTGAAGCTATTGGCTCCTCGGGCTGGAGTGTCTAA